One Rosa chinensis cultivar Old Blush chromosome 3, RchiOBHm-V2, whole genome shotgun sequence DNA window includes the following coding sequences:
- the LOC112195427 gene encoding exocyst complex component EXO70A1 isoform X1 — protein MGVPQAMEAVAARAELIRESLQKSQTVTDSMVSILGSFDHRLSALETAMRPTQIRTHSLRRAHENIDKTLKRAEVILEQFDHTRKAEAKILRGPHEDLESYLEAIDQLRSTINFFKINKALKSSEGVINHANNLLNKAISKLEDEFRQLLANYSKPVEPDRLFDCLPDSLRPSADPSGQNGNGKSEQQQRRLQPVIYTPLTLIPPRVLPLLHDLAQQMALAGHQQQLFKIYRDTRASALEQSLRKLGVERLSKDDVQKMQWEVLEAKIGNWIHYMRIAVKLLFSGEKKICDQIFEGAESLREPCFAEVAANSVSVLLSFGEAIARSKRSPEKLFVLLDMYEIMRELQSEIELLFGSKPSIEMRDAAVSLTKRLAQTAQETFGDFEEAVEKDATKTAVLDGTVHPLTSYVINYVKFLFDYQSTLKQLFQEFDEAEADAQLTTVTTRIMTALQNNLDGKSKQYKDPALTQLFLMNNIHYIVRSVRRSEAKDLLGMTGCRYTEGLCSSMQISIRGFLGQRFCSVLLSRAQIHQVVLQLRVHFQEQR, from the exons ATGGGGGTTCCTCAAGCAATGGAGGCCGTGGCAGCCAGAGCAGAGCTCATACGAGAGTCTCTCCAGAAGAGCCAGACCGTCACCGACAGCATGGTCTCCATTCTCGGCTCCTTCGACCACCGCCTCTCCGCCCTCGAAACCGCCATGCGTCCCACCCAG ATAAGAACGCATTCGCTTCGGAGGGCGCATGAGAACATTGACAAGACATTGAAGCGAGCAGAGGTTATACTGGAGCAATTTGACCATACACGCAAG GCAGAGGCTAAAATATTGAGAGGGCCACATGAGGACCTGGAAAGTTATTTGGAAGCAATTGATCAGTTGAGAAGCACCATCAACTTTTTCAAGATCAATAAGGCTCTCAAGAGTAGTGAAGGGGTCATTAATCATGCCAATAACTTGCTTAATAAGGCAATCTCAAAGCTTGAAGATGAGTTTAGACAGTTGCTTGCAAATTACAG CAAGCCGGTGGAGCCTGATCGTCTGTTTGACTGTCTTCCTGACTCTCTGAGACCATCAGCAGATCCATCTGGGCAGAATGGTAATGGAAAGTCTGAGCAACAGCAGAGAAGGTTACAACCTGTTATTTACACACCACTAACTCTTATTCCCCCAAGGGTTCTGCCATTGCTGCATGATTTAGCCCAACAAATGGCTCTAGCTGGCCATCAACAACAGCTATTTAAGATCTACAG GGACACTCGTGCTTCAGCTTTGGAGCAAAGTTTGAGGAAACTAGGTGTGGAAAGACTTAGTAAAGATGATGTCCAGAAAATGCAGTGGGAGGTTTTAGAGGCTAAGATTGGGAATTGGATACATTATATGCGGATAGCG GTGAAACTGCTGTTTTCTGGGGAAAAGAAAATATGTGATCAAATATTTGAAGGTGCTGAGTCACTCAGGGAACCATGTTTTGCTGAAGTCGCTGCAAACAGTGTTTCTGTGCTTCTTAGTTTCGGGGAGGCTATTGCCAGAAGCAAGAGGTCACCTGAAAAACTATTTGTTCTTTTAGACATGTATGAGATAATGCGAGAACTTCAGTCAGAG ATTGAACTTCTTTTTGGAAGTAAACCTTCCATTGAAATGCGGGATGCTGCAGTGAGTTTGACAAAGCGCCTAGCTCAGACAGCGCAGGAAACCTttggtgattttgaagaagcggTTGAAAAAGATGCCACAAAAACTGCTGTTCTTGATGGAACTGTCCATCCATTAACAAGCTATGTGATAAACTATGTGAAGTTCCTCTTTGA TTATCAGTCTACACTGAAGCAACTTTTTCAAGAGTTTGATGAGGCTGAAGCTGATGCCCAATTAACAACTGTAACTACAAGGATTATGACGGCTCTTCAAAATAACCTGGATGGAAAATCTAAGCAGTATAAGGATCCTGCTTTGACTCAATTATTTCTCATGAACAACATTCACTACATAGTGAGATCTGTACGGAG GTCAGAAGCAAAGGACTTGTTGGGGATGACTGGGTGCAGATACACCGAAGGATTGTGCAGCAGCATGCAAATCAGTATAAGAGGGTTTCTTGGGCAAAG ATTCTGCAGTGTCTTACTGTCCAGGGCACAAATTCATCAGGTGGTGCTGCAGCTGAGAGTACACTTTCAAGAGCAACGGTGA
- the LOC112191261 gene encoding UPF0481 protein At3g47200 → MVRECAVPAIRPSGEIRPSKEIHLLGEAPEKEPRSLYEGLKLWCCSSVSAKDQVDNHVSNSADDVPIAAAAEPTSPDRSPRNQTTMRKQNVSDPIAIIIMDKVTNKPTFWPDCCIYKVPGRLCKGYEDFYTPRVVSVGPYHYCNGGSSEGMQAYKFIYLEAFFSRNNLNLDHCLGVVRELEGKARSYYVEPVKLNSDEFALMLLVDGSFLLELMLRHYFVEIVDECDRIYRKPRVIQDVYRDLLLIENQIPFFILVALYKELDMKTWRAQPSLVTLTNEFFRYLVEVDKFPGPEKVKHFVDFIRWYYLPECDSESEKGIIFDVPSVTAMDEAGVKFEKVTKSIILLDMEFTNGSLRIPHFKVDDWSETLFRNLIAFEQCHDHKVKYISQFMCLMGCMIRTPKDADLLIDREIISTTLGTSEDISTIFNKISKGVTLDGSFYYFTLLKNLNKYCRNPWHSWKATLKRDYFNTPWKLVSTIAAFVLLVLTVIQTVCSIISLS, encoded by the exons ATGGTCAGAGAATGCGCTGTCCCAGCAATCCGTCCTTCGGGAGAAATCCGTCCTTCGAAAGAAATCCATCTTTTGGGAG AAGCACCGGAGAAGGAGCCAAGAAGTCTTTATGAGGGTCTAAAACTGTGGTGTTGTAGCTCAGTCTCAGCTAAAGATCAGGTCGATAATCATGTGTCAAATTCAGCAGATGATGTTCctattgctgctgctgctgaacCAACATCGCCTGATCGGAGTCCGAGGAATCAAACAACAATGCGTAAACAAAATGTGAGTGATCCCATTGCAATTATAATAATGGATAAAGTTACAAACAAGCCTACATTTTGGCCCGACTGCTGTATCTATAAAGTCCCCGGGAGATTGTGCAAAGGTTACGAAGACTTCTACACACCTCGGGTGGTATCAGTTGGACCTTATCACTACTGCAATGGAGGAAGCTCGGAAGGAATGCAAGCCTATAAATTCATATACCTGGAGGCATTTTTCAGTCGGAACAACTTGAACTTGGACCACTGTCTTGGAGTTGTAAGAGAGCTAGAAGGAAAAGCCAGGAGTTATTATGTCGAGCCAGTCAAACTAAACAGTGATGAATTTGCTCTAATGTTGCTGGTGGATGGAAGTTTTCTTTTGGAGCTAATGCTTAGGCATTACTTTGTGGAAATTGTTGATGAATGTGATCGGATATATCGCAAGCCGAGAGTGATTCAGGATGTTTATCGCGACCTCTTGTTGATTGAGAACCAAATTCCCTTCTTTATTCTCGTGGCTTTGTATAAGGAATTGGATATGAAGACTTGGAGAGCCCAGCCATCTCTTGTGACGCTTACAAATGAGTTCTTCAGGTATTTGGTGGAAGTTGACAAGTTTCCTGGTCCAGAAAAAGTGAAGCATTTCGTTGATTTTATCCGATGGTACTACTTGCCCGAGTGTGACAGCGAGAGTGAAAAAGGGATTATCTTTGACGTTCCAAGTGTGACAGCAATGGACGAGGCTGGAGTTAAGTTTGAGAAAGTCACGAAATCGATCATATTGCTTGACATGGAATTCACTAATGGCTCTCTGCGAATTCCGCACTTCAAAGTAGATGATTGGAGTGAGACTCTCTTCAGGAATCTCATTGCGTTTGAGCAATGTCATGATCACAAAGTAAAGTACATCTCACAGTTTATGTGCCTTATGGGGTGTATGATCAGGACTCCAAAGGATGCAGATTTACTCATCGATCGCGAAATTATATCTACCACGCTAGGGACTAGTGAAGATATTTCGACCATATTCAACAAGATTAGCAAAGGTGTGACCTTGGATGGTTCATTTTATTACTTCACTCTCCTTAAAAATCTGAATAAATATTGCAGGAACCCATGGCACAGTTGGAAAGCAACTCTGAAGAGGGACTATTTCAACACTCCATGGAAACTGGTTTCTACAATTGCTGCATTTGTATTGCTTGTCCTCACTGTTATACAAACAGTGTGCTCCATCATATCCCTTTCTTAA
- the LOC112193854 gene encoding uncharacterized protein LOC112193854, whose translation MTEFPPNVDDARLWLPSDTFFNDVVVPSEFSPHQSPFSSMDDLSRHLAALTLLKQRRSLRLQRFRPPVPTGQLDYQSQCYLTGFSRTELCHHYPFPNPVQLQIGDGSFLEPRARALRRHHNQAQIRNQNRLFQFQGNGIGPMGGGFERVSGGTGVFHPRVLDSTKTTRSPEVKKKPGLRSRQEIRGIQQRNSMNKCVGMGEEHHQLRPDVVLPQEWTY comes from the exons ATGACCGAGTTTCCTCCGAATGTTGACGACGCTCGACTGTGGCTTCCCTCTGATACTTTCTTCAACGACGTCGTCGTCCCGTCTGAATTTAGCCCCCACCAGAGTCCGTTTTCCTCCATGGACGACCTCTCTCGTCACCTCGCCGCTCTCACTTTACTCAAACAGCGTCGCAGCCTACGCCTTCAG CGGTTCAGACCGCCGGTTCCGACCGGTCAGCTTGATTATCAGTCCCAGTGTTATCTCACTGGCTTCTCCAGGACTGAGCTCTGTCACCACTACCCGTTCCCGAACCCGGTTCAGCTTCAG ATTGGTGATGGTAGCTTTCTGGAACCTAGAGCTCGGGCTTTGAGGAGGCATCATAACCAAGCCCAAATCCGAAACCAAAACCGCCTTTTCCAATTTCAGGGAAATGGGATTGGCCCAATGGGTGGTGGTTTTGAGAGGGTTTCCGGAGGCACCGGTGTTTTTCACCCCCGGGTTTTGGATTCCACCAAAACCACCAGGAGTCCTGAGGTCAAAAAGAAACCTG GGTTGAGAAGTAGGCAAGAGATTAGAGGCATTCAACAAAGGAACTCTATGAATAAATGCGTTGGTATGGGCGAAGAGCATCACCAGCTTCGTCCTGATGTTGTTTTACCTCAAGAGTGGACTTACTGA